From Streptomyces sp. NBC_01551:
GTGGCCGGAGAGGTACTGGGCGAGGCGGCGGCGCTCGCGGTCGCTGCCGGCCAGGGTGAGGACGAGCTGGACGTCCGTCTCGGCGAGGGTGGCGCCGACCCCGCGGACCACGTCCGAGAAGTAGGGCTCGGCGAAGAAGCGCGCCTCGGGCTCGGGGATGACGAGGGCGATGGCGTCGGTGCGGTTGGCCGCGAGGGCGCGGGCGGCGCGGTTGGGCACGTACCCGAGCTCGGCGACGGCGGCCTCGACGGCGGCCCTGGTGTGCTCGCTGACCTTGGACGATCCGTTGATCACCCGGGAGACGGTGCCGCGCCCGACCCCGGCCCGGACCGCCACCTCTTCCAGGGTCGGCCGTCCCCCGCTGCGCCCTTGCCCGTTCATGGCTTCCTCCCGGGTGTGAATCTACCTCTTGACGCGAATGGGAGCGCTCCCACACTGTGTCACACGACACCCGGCACGTTCCGTCCTTCAGGGAGGATGCCCATGCGAGCCAGCGCCCGAGCCCACGCGAAAGTCCGAAGAACCCTCGTCAGCGCGGGAGCCTCGGCGGCCACCGCGGCCCTGCTGCTCACGGGCTGCTCGTCGGATCCGGCCGAGACCTCGAAGCAGGGCGGCCAGAGCGGCGGCAAGGACCAGACCACGCTCACCGTCGGCGTCTTCGGTGCCTTCGGCCTCCAGGAGGCCGGCCTCTACGACGAGTACATGGCGCAGAACCCCGGCATCCGGATCGAGCAGACCTCCATCGAGCGCAACGAGAACTACTACCCGCAGCTCCTGACCCACCTGGGCACCGGCAGCGGGCTCGCCGACATCCAGGCCGTCGAGGTCAACAACATCGCGGAGATCACCGCCACCCAGGCGGACAAGCTGGTCGACCTGGCGAAGGCCCCGGGCGTGGACAAGGCGGCGTACCTGCCGTGGAAGTGGGCCCAGGGCACGGCGCCCGCGGCGAAGGGCGGCGCGACCGTCGGGCTCGGCACCGACATAGGCCCGCAGGGCATCTGCTACCGCAAGGACCTGTTCGAGGCGGCGGGGCTGCCGACCGACCGGGCGGCGGTCGGCGCGCTGTGGGCGGGCGACTGGAACAAGTACCTGGAGACGGGCAAGGCCTACAAGGCGAAGGCCGGCGAGGGGAAGGCCTTCGTGGACTCCGCCTCGGGCGTGATGGCGGCCGTCACCGGCAGCAGCGCCCAGCGGTTCTACGACGAGCAGGGCAAAGTCGTCTACAAGACCAACCCGGCGGTGCGGGGCGCGTTCGACCTGGCGGCCTCCTTCGCCACCGAGGGCCTGAGCGCCAAGCACCAGCAGTTCACCCCCGCCTGGGACCAGGGCTTCTCCAACGGCACCTTCGCGACCGTCTCCTGCCCGGCCTGGATGCTCGGCTACATCCAGGACAAGGCGGGCCCGGCGGGCAAGGACAAGTGGGACGTGGCGCAGGCGCCGAAGCCGAGCAACTGGGGCGGCTCCTTCCTGGTGGTGCCCAAGGCGGGCAAGCACGCCGAGGAGGCGGCGAAGCTGGCGGCCTGGCTGACGGCCCCGGCGCAGCAGGCCAGGCTGTTCGAGAAGCGCGGGAGTTTCCCGAGCGCGAGCGCGGCGTACCGGCTGCCGGCGGTGTCGGGGGCGAAGCACGACTACTTCGGCGGGGCCCCGATCGGGGAGATCTTCGCGCGGGCGGCCGAGGGCGTGCCGGTGGCGGTGGTCGGCCCGAAGGACCTGGTGATCGCGCAGAACCTGGCGGACATCGGAATGCTCCAGGTCGACCAGAAGGGCCGCTCGCCGCAGGAGGGCTGGGAAGCCGCGGTGAAGGCGATCGACAACGCCCTGGACCAGTGAGGGCGGTGGGCGCGGATGACTGACGAGACCGCGCTGCTGTCCCCCTCGCCCGCCCGCCCCGTGCGGGAGGGCGAGGGGGGCGGCCGGGGCCAGGTGTGGCGCTCGCGCCGCTACCGGTGGGACCTGCGCTTCAGTCCGTACGCCTTCGTGGCGCCGTTCTTCCTCTTCTTCGCCGCCTTTGGGCTGTTCCCGCTGCTGTACACGGGCTGGGCGGCGCTGCATCAGGTGGAACTGACCGATCCGGATTCCATGACGTGGGTGGGGCTGAAGAACTTCACCCGGCTGTGGGACGACGAGTTCTTCTGGAACGCGCTGCGCAACACCGTCACCATCGGGCTGCTGTCCACGGTGCCGCAGCTGCTGATCGCGCTGGGGCTGGCGCACCTGCTCAACTACCGGCTGCGGGGCTCCGCCTTCTTCCGCGTGGCCGTGCTCACCCCGTACGCGACGTCGGTGGCGGCGGCCACGCTCGTCTTCGTGCTGCTCTTCGGCCGGGACTACGGGATGGTCAACTGGGCGCTGTCCGGGCTCGGGTTCGGGCCGGTGGACTGGCAGAACGGCCCGCTGGCCTCCCAGGTGGCGGTGTCCACGATCGTCGTGTGGCGGTGGACCGGCTACAACGCGCTGATCTACCTGGCGGCCATGCAGGCCGTGCCCGGGGAGCTGTACGAGTCCGCCGAGCTGGACGGGGCCTCGCGGTGGCGGCAGTTCGTCCACGTGACGGTGCCCTCGCTGCGGCCGACGATCTTCTTCACCTGTGTGGTCTCGACGATCGGGGCGACCCAGCTGTTCGGCGAGCCGCTGCTGTTCAACGGCGGGGCGGGGGCGACGGGCGGCTCGGACCACCAGTTCCAGACGCTGGGGCTGTACCTGTACGAGCAGGGCTGGGTGAACCTGCACCTCGGGCGGGCCTCGGCGATCGCGTGGGCGATGTTCCTGATCCTGCTGCTGATCGCGGGCGCAGCCCGGCTGCTGCGGGGGCGGGGGGAGGCGCGATGAGGTCACTGCGCGCGGGCAGGCTGACGTACGTGATCCTCGGGGTCTTCACCCTCGGGTCGCTCTTCCCGCTGGTGTGGACGGCGATCGCGGCGTCGCGCAACAACACGCGCCTGGCCCAGACGCCGCCGCCGTTCTGGTTCGGCGGGAACCTGGGGCGCAACCTGTCGGTCGCCTGGACCGACGCCAACATGGGCACGGCCCTGCTGAACACCGTGGTCGTGGCGGGGACCGTCGCGGCCGGCACGGTGGTGTTCTCCACGCTGGCCGGGTTCGCTTTCGCCCGGCTCCGGTTCCGGGGCAGCCGGGTGTTGCTGACGCTGGTGGTGGGGACGATGCTGATCCCGCCGCAGCTGAGCGTGGTGCCGCTGTACATGCTGATCGCGGAGCTGTCGTGGACGGACCGGCTCCAGTCGGTGATCCTGCCGACCCTGGTCTCGGCGTTCGGGGTGTTCTTCATGCGGCAGTACCTGGCGCAGGCCCTGCCGATGGAGCTGGTGGAGGCGGCGCGGACCGACGGGGCGAGTTCGCTGCGGATCGTGTGGCACGTCGTGTTCCCGGCGGCCCGGCCCGCGATGGCGGTGCTCGGGATGCTGACCTTCGTGATGGCCTGGAACGACTTCTTCTGGCCGATCGTCGCGCTGACCCAGAACGGCAGCCCGACGGTGCAGGTGGCCCTGACGGGGCTGGGCCGGGGCTACATCCCCGACCAGTCGGTGATCATGGCGGGCGCGTTGCTGGGCACGCTCCCGCTGTTGCTGGTGTTCCTTCTCTTCGGCCGCCAGATCGTGGGCGGCATCATGCAGGGGGCGGTCAAGGGATGACGGACAGGACATTCCCCGAGGGGTTCCTCTGGGGCACGGCCACGGCGGCCTTCCAGATCGAGGGCGCGGCGGACGGACGCGGGCCGTCCATCTGGGACACCTTCTGCCGTACGCCGGGCAAGGTGCTCGGCGGGGACACCGGCGACGTGGCCGCCGACCACCACCGGCTGTGGCGGGAGGACGTCCGGCTGATGGCGGGGCTGGGGCTGGGGGCGTACCGCTTCTCGGTGTCCTGGCCGCGGGTGCTGGCCGGCGGGATCGGCTTCTACGACGCGCTCGTGGACGAGCTCCTCGCGCACGGGATCCAGCCCTGCGTGACCCTGTACCACTGGGACCTGCCGCAGGAGCTGGAGAGCGCCGGCGGCTGGCCGGAGCGGGAGACGGCCTACGCGTTCGCCGCGTACGCGGAGACCGTCGCCGGGAAGCTCGCCGACCGGGTGTCGCTGTGGACAACCCTCAACGAGCCCTGGTGCAGCGCCTTCCTGGGCTACGCCTCCGGAGTGCACGCGCCCGGCCGGACCTCCCCGGCCGATTCCCTGCGGGCCGCCCACCATCTCAACCTGGCGCACGGGCTGGCGGCGTCGGTGCTGCCCTCCTCGGTGCGGGCCGGGATCGCGCTCAACCCGAGCGCGGTACGGGCGCTGACGGACGCCCCGGCCGACCTGGACGCGCGGCGCCGGATCGACGCGCTGGCGAACCGCGTCTTCACCGGGCCGCTGCTGCACGGGGCCTACCCCGAGGACCTGCTGGAGGACACCGCCGCGCTCACCGACTGGTCCTTCGTACGGCCCGGCGACGCGGCGCTGATCCACCGCCCGCTCGGCTTCCTCGGGGTGAACTACTACAGCCCGGCGCTCGTCTCGGCGTCCCCGGACGGCCCCCGGGCCGACGGCCACGGCGCCACCGGTCGCTCGCCCTGGCCGGGGGCGGACTCCGTCGCCTTCCACCAGCCGCCGGGCGAACTGACCGACATGAACTGGTCGATCGACCCGACCGGCCTGTACGACCTGCTGATGCGGTTCACCCGCGAGGCGCCGGGGCTGCCGCTGCTGGTCACCGAGAACGGCGCCGCGTACGCGCCGGACCTGCACGACCCGCTGCGCATCTCCTACCTGGAGGCGCACCTGGCCGCGGTCCACCGGGCGATGGGCGACGGCGCCCCGGTGGGGGGCTACTTCCTGTGGTCGCTGATGGACAACTTCGAATGGTCCTACGGCTACAGCAAGCGGTTCGGCATCGTCCACGTCGACTACGAGACCCAGATCCGCACCCCGCGTTCCAGCGCCCACTGGTACGCCGCCCTAGCCCGCAGCGGCACCCTGCGAGCCCCCTTGTAGATTCAGCCGCATGACCCGCACGACCGCGCCACGCCCGATCGACGTCGAGGCCCTCTTCCCCGGGCTGGCCGGCCACCGGCGCACGACGACCCGGCTGCACCCGCGCCCCGGTGCGCCGGGCGTGCGCGACAGCCACGTCGGCGGGCCGCTGCTGTGGCCCGCCGACGAGCCGTGGCCGGTGTGCGAGGCGCCGCACAAGCGGGGCGGCGGGCTGCGCCCGGCCGAGATCCGGGCAGCGCGGGCGGGCCTCGCCGAGCCCGCGCCCCGGCACAAGGTGTCCCGGCTGTCGCCTGCCGACCCGCTGCCGATGCTCGCCGTCGCGCAGCTCTTCGCCCGTGACGTCCCCGACCTCCCGGCCGGCCCGGCGGGCCTGGACCTGCTCCAGGTGTTCTGGTGCCCCTTCGACCGCCACGGCCCGACGGGCCACGGCATGCACCTCCACCTGCGCTGGCGCTCCTGCGCCGAGGTGCGCGAGCCCCTGGCGGAGCAGCCGGAGCCGGAACTCGTCGGCTCCGAGGGATACCTGCCCGAGCCGTGCGTGCTGCACCCGGAGCGGGTCACCGAGTACGAGTACATCGAGCTGCTCCCGGGCCGGCTCGGCCGGCGCGTGGAGGCCTGGGAGGAGGACCAGGAGGAGCGGGAGGGGGCCCCGACCTACATGTCCGACCTCTCCATAGCCCCCGGCTGGAAGGCGGGCGGCTTCGCCGCCTGGAACCTCACCGGTCCGGGCGAGCTGCACTGCGCGGCCTGTTCCCGCGTGCTGGAGCCGCTGCTGACGATCGGCACCCACGAGTGGGGATCCGACACCGCCGGCTGGCGCCCCCTGGAAGACCCCGCCGACGCGTGCGCACCCACCCGCGTCGTGGTCGGCAACCACGGCAAGCTGAACGTCTTCGCCTGCCCCGGCGATCCCTCCCACCCGCACGCGTTCAGCGTGCAGTAGGCCAGCGCTCCAGCGTGACGTGCAGGGCGTCGATGACCCGGGCCCAGGACGCCGAGGTGTCCCGGGCATGCCCGAAGCCGCCGGCGGCCTCCAGGCTGCTGTAGCCGTGGAAGGTGCTCCGCAGCAGTCGCACCGCGTCGGTCAGGTCGGGCTCGTCCAGGCCGTAGCCCCGCAGCATCCCGTACGTCAGCTCCACACAGCGCAGCAGCGCCGGGGACGCGGCGACGACCTCCGGGTCGAGCCGCATCTGCGTGGCCGCGTACCGCCCGGGGTGTTCGAGGGCGAACTCCCGGTAGGCGTGCGCGAATCCGCTGAGCGCGTCCTTGCCCGACCGGCCGGCGACGGCCGGCCCGATGCGGTCGGTCATCTCGACGGTGGCGAGTACCGCGACCCGGGTGCGGAGGTCCTGGACGTTCTTGACGTGCGAGTACAGGCTCGCGTCCTTCACGCCGAAGCTCCGGGCGAGCGCGGACACGGTGATGCTGTCGAAGCCGACCTCGTCCGCGAGATCGGCCGCGGCCCGCGTGACCCGCTCGGCCGTCAGGCCCGCACGGGGAGCCATGTACCCACCTCCACTGACATGTCCCCGCATTCTAGGTCGGCCGGCAGAGCCTCCTAAGCGGTCGGCGCGAACTCGGCGGCGTGCTCCTCCACCCAGCTCTCGAAGGAGCGCGCCGGGTGGCCGGTGAGCTGCTCGACGGCG
This genomic window contains:
- a CDS encoding TetR/AcrR family transcriptional regulator, whose amino-acid sequence is MAPRAGLTAERVTRAAADLADEVGFDSITVSALARSFGVKDASLYSHVKNVQDLRTRVAVLATVEMTDRIGPAVAGRSGKDALSGFAHAYREFALEHPGRYAATQMRLDPEVVAASPALLRCVELTYGMLRGYGLDEPDLTDAVRLLRSTFHGYSSLEAAGGFGHARDTSASWARVIDALHVTLERWPTAR
- a CDS encoding carbohydrate ABC transporter permease, with amino-acid sequence MRSLRAGRLTYVILGVFTLGSLFPLVWTAIAASRNNTRLAQTPPPFWFGGNLGRNLSVAWTDANMGTALLNTVVVAGTVAAGTVVFSTLAGFAFARLRFRGSRVLLTLVVGTMLIPPQLSVVPLYMLIAELSWTDRLQSVILPTLVSAFGVFFMRQYLAQALPMELVEAARTDGASSLRIVWHVVFPAARPAMAVLGMLTFVMAWNDFFWPIVALTQNGSPTVQVALTGLGRGYIPDQSVIMAGALLGTLPLLLVFLLFGRQIVGGIMQGAVKG
- a CDS encoding GH1 family beta-glucosidase encodes the protein MTDRTFPEGFLWGTATAAFQIEGAADGRGPSIWDTFCRTPGKVLGGDTGDVAADHHRLWREDVRLMAGLGLGAYRFSVSWPRVLAGGIGFYDALVDELLAHGIQPCVTLYHWDLPQELESAGGWPERETAYAFAAYAETVAGKLADRVSLWTTLNEPWCSAFLGYASGVHAPGRTSPADSLRAAHHLNLAHGLAASVLPSSVRAGIALNPSAVRALTDAPADLDARRRIDALANRVFTGPLLHGAYPEDLLEDTAALTDWSFVRPGDAALIHRPLGFLGVNYYSPALVSASPDGPRADGHGATGRSPWPGADSVAFHQPPGELTDMNWSIDPTGLYDLLMRFTREAPGLPLLVTENGAAYAPDLHDPLRISYLEAHLAAVHRAMGDGAPVGGYFLWSLMDNFEWSYGYSKRFGIVHVDYETQIRTPRSSAHWYAALARSGTLRAPL
- a CDS encoding carbohydrate ABC transporter permease, giving the protein MTDETALLSPSPARPVREGEGGGRGQVWRSRRYRWDLRFSPYAFVAPFFLFFAAFGLFPLLYTGWAALHQVELTDPDSMTWVGLKNFTRLWDDEFFWNALRNTVTIGLLSTVPQLLIALGLAHLLNYRLRGSAFFRVAVLTPYATSVAAATLVFVLLFGRDYGMVNWALSGLGFGPVDWQNGPLASQVAVSTIVVWRWTGYNALIYLAAMQAVPGELYESAELDGASRWRQFVHVTVPSLRPTIFFTCVVSTIGATQLFGEPLLFNGGAGATGGSDHQFQTLGLYLYEQGWVNLHLGRASAIAWAMFLILLLIAGAARLLRGRGEAR
- a CDS encoding extracellular solute-binding protein, with amino-acid sequence MRASARAHAKVRRTLVSAGASAATAALLLTGCSSDPAETSKQGGQSGGKDQTTLTVGVFGAFGLQEAGLYDEYMAQNPGIRIEQTSIERNENYYPQLLTHLGTGSGLADIQAVEVNNIAEITATQADKLVDLAKAPGVDKAAYLPWKWAQGTAPAAKGGATVGLGTDIGPQGICYRKDLFEAAGLPTDRAAVGALWAGDWNKYLETGKAYKAKAGEGKAFVDSASGVMAAVTGSSAQRFYDEQGKVVYKTNPAVRGAFDLAASFATEGLSAKHQQFTPAWDQGFSNGTFATVSCPAWMLGYIQDKAGPAGKDKWDVAQAPKPSNWGGSFLVVPKAGKHAEEAAKLAAWLTAPAQQARLFEKRGSFPSASAAYRLPAVSGAKHDYFGGAPIGEIFARAAEGVPVAVVGPKDLVIAQNLADIGMLQVDQKGRSPQEGWEAAVKAIDNALDQ